The Bacteroidota bacterium genome has a window encoding:
- a CDS encoding CusA/CzcA family heavy metal efflux RND transporter, with amino-acid sequence MLEKIVLFILNQRGLVVFVSLVIAVIGIYSYINLPIDAFPDVTNNQVEIISHADGLSAIEIERDVTYPIEMSMRGLPDVEQLRSVTKFGLSIVTIIFKDNVDIYFARQVVFERLAEAREQVPTGVEMALGPVATAMGEIYQYTIDGKYPADSLEKIKYLTELRTLQEWVITPLLKSINGVNEINSFGGYFKQYQVNISPEKLVKFDISANDVFVAVTNNNQNVGGNILEKNSDQYIVRGVGLIENLDDIGDIVLKSSAGTPVLLREVADVRIGEAVRTGAAMINGEQEAVGGIVMMLRGENSKDVVEAVKAKVEEINTGNVLPDGLKIVPYYDRSEIVSASVNTVNKALLEGAILVLLILYLLLRSFRASIIVLIALPLTLCATFIVMKIVGLSANLMSLGGLAISIGIIIDAAIIQMENVQRHLSESSGDSGKLSTVLKGVLEVRKPSILGEIIIATTFIPILTLEGIEGKMFTPLALTVGVAIICSLLISIFITPVLCSLFLKVQPEKESFVMKYAQRYYLKIFEIAQRRKSIILGVAFLFLAAAIFTFTRLGTEFIPVMDEGAFDADVALLPGVSLDKAMEINKLVSKKLKEFPELGTIVSKTGQTSTALDTRGVDKTGLVGILKPRSEWREDISREELFGRMRESLETIPGIGFGFSQPIQCRIDELVAGTKSQLIIKLFGEDLDTLKLKAGEIVRILSSVEGAEDIMAEKVGGQPYLTIKIDRSKIARYGLNISDVQNIIEIAIAGKSASRFFEKNRSFDIVLRLPEKYRNSVESIGNIMVPTKTENRLPLRQLATIEIVEGPVQISRQDGIRRIGIELNISGRDIGGFVAEVKEKLKEGVKLPSGYYLSWGGQFENQQRATKKLAIIGPLAVGLIFLLLFVTFRSIRRVLLVMSNLPFALIGGVFSLYISGQFLSVPASVGFIVLFGVAVLNGVVLVSYIADLKENGMELHEAIKTGSMSRLRPVLMTALIAITSLIPMLFATGAGSEIQKPLATVVIGGLISSTLLTLILIPAFYPWFEKKDSNGAQIDTSQAAISTGGNIDSTDMG; translated from the coding sequence ATGCTTGAAAAAATAGTACTCTTCATACTTAATCAACGTGGTTTGGTGGTATTTGTTTCTCTCGTAATTGCGGTTATTGGGATATACTCATATATCAATCTCCCAATAGACGCTTTCCCTGATGTAACAAACAATCAAGTCGAAATAATTAGCCATGCAGACGGTTTGTCAGCAATAGAAATAGAGAGGGATGTTACTTATCCCATTGAGATGTCTATGCGGGGTTTGCCCGATGTTGAGCAATTAAGATCGGTTACCAAATTTGGTCTCTCGATTGTGACTATAATCTTCAAAGATAATGTTGATATCTATTTTGCAAGGCAGGTTGTTTTCGAGAGACTTGCAGAAGCCAGAGAACAGGTGCCTACGGGTGTGGAGATGGCACTGGGGCCCGTTGCCACGGCAATGGGTGAGATCTATCAATATACAATTGATGGGAAATACCCGGCAGATTCATTGGAAAAAATAAAATATCTGACTGAATTGCGTACTCTGCAAGAATGGGTAATCACACCTCTGCTTAAGAGTATTAATGGTGTGAATGAGATAAACTCATTTGGAGGATATTTTAAGCAGTATCAGGTGAATATAAGTCCTGAAAAATTGGTAAAGTTCGATATCTCGGCAAACGATGTTTTTGTCGCTGTTACGAACAACAATCAGAATGTCGGCGGGAATATTCTCGAGAAAAACTCCGACCAATATATTGTTCGAGGGGTGGGATTGATTGAAAACCTGGATGACATAGGGGATATTGTGCTTAAATCATCCGCCGGAACTCCGGTGTTATTGCGAGAAGTTGCCGATGTCAGGATCGGAGAAGCTGTAAGAACCGGCGCTGCCATGATCAACGGTGAGCAGGAGGCGGTTGGAGGAATTGTAATGATGCTCAGAGGTGAGAACAGTAAGGATGTTGTTGAGGCTGTAAAAGCAAAAGTGGAAGAAATCAATACAGGTAATGTGCTGCCGGATGGATTAAAGATTGTACCCTATTATGACAGGTCAGAGATTGTAAGTGCCAGTGTGAATACAGTTAACAAGGCATTATTGGAGGGAGCCATTCTTGTCCTCCTGATACTTTATCTTTTACTCAGAAGTTTCAGAGCGAGTATAATAGTTCTCATTGCCTTGCCTCTCACTCTATGTGCTACATTTATTGTGATGAAGATTGTTGGTTTAAGTGCAAATTTAATGTCTCTTGGTGGACTTGCAATTTCGATTGGGATTATTATAGATGCTGCGATCATTCAGATGGAGAATGTTCAGAGGCATTTGAGTGAATCAAGTGGTGATTCGGGAAAACTTTCCACAGTACTCAAGGGTGTCCTGGAAGTGAGAAAACCAAGTATCCTCGGCGAAATAATCATCGCTACCACATTTATACCGATTCTTACTCTCGAGGGGATTGAAGGGAAGATGTTTACGCCATTGGCTCTAACAGTTGGAGTGGCAATTATCTGCTCTCTCTTGATTTCAATCTTTATTACTCCCGTGCTATGTTCACTTTTTCTAAAAGTGCAGCCGGAAAAAGAGAGTTTTGTAATGAAATATGCTCAGAGATACTATCTGAAAATATTTGAGATTGCCCAGAGGAGAAAATCAATTATTCTGGGTGTTGCTTTTTTGTTTTTGGCGGCTGCAATCTTTACTTTTACCAGGCTGGGAACAGAGTTCATCCCAGTGATGGACGAAGGTGCATTTGATGCTGATGTTGCGTTGCTGCCGGGTGTCTCTCTCGATAAAGCCATGGAAATTAACAAACTTGTTTCAAAAAAACTTAAAGAATTTCCCGAACTTGGAACAATTGTAAGTAAAACGGGGCAGACAAGTACGGCTCTTGATACCCGAGGTGTTGATAAGACGGGATTGGTTGGGATTCTAAAGCCGAGAAGTGAGTGGAGAGAAGATATTTCGCGAGAAGAGCTATTTGGCAGAATGCGTGAATCACTTGAAACCATCCCCGGGATAGGATTTGGATTCAGTCAGCCGATCCAGTGCAGAATTGATGAGTTAGTTGCCGGCACCAAGTCACAATTGATCATCAAGCTCTTTGGTGAGGATTTGGATACTCTTAAACTCAAGGCGGGGGAAATCGTCAGGATTCTCTCCTCTGTTGAGGGAGCAGAAGATATTATGGCTGAAAAAGTTGGCGGACAACCTTATCTAACCATCAAAATTGACAGGAGTAAAATTGCACGGTACGGGCTGAATATAAGTGATGTGCAAAATATTATTGAAATTGCGATTGCAGGAAAATCTGCCTCCCGTTTTTTTGAAAAAAACAGAAGTTTTGATATCGTCTTAAGGCTTCCTGAAAAGTACAGGAATTCAGTTGAATCAATTGGTAATATAATGGTCCCAACCAAAACCGAAAACCGCCTTCCTCTTCGACAACTCGCAACAATAGAGATAGTCGAAGGTCCTGTCCAGATTAGCCGTCAGGATGGGATTAGAAGGATAGGGATTGAATTGAATATAAGTGGTAGAGACATCGGTGGTTTTGTTGCAGAGGTGAAAGAGAAACTGAAAGAAGGTGTCAAACTGCCTTCCGGGTATTATCTTTCATGGGGTGGGCAATTTGAAAACCAACAGAGAGCAACTAAAAAACTGGCAATAATTGGGCCTTTGGCGGTTGGTTTAATATTTTTATTACTTTTTGTTACTTTCAGATCAATCAGGCGGGTGTTGCTCGTGATGTCAAATCTTCCATTTGCTTTGATTGGAGGAGTGTTTTCATTGTACATTTCAGGGCAGTTTTTATCAGTTCCTGCATCGGTTGGATTTATCGTATTATTTGGAGTTGCGGTGTTAAATGGTGTTGTACTTGTGTCATATATCGCTGATCTGAAGGAAAATGGGATGGAACTTCATGAAGCAATCAAAACAGGAAGCATGTCACGCTTGAGACCTGTATTAATGACAGCATTGATAGCAATTACAAGTCTTATTCCGATGCTATTTGCCACGGGTGCCGGATCAGAGATACAGAAACCTCTGGCAACCGTTGTAATCGGTGGGTTAATTTCATCCACACTGCTAACATTGATTTTGATTCCGGCTTTTTATCCCTGGTTTGAAAAAAAGGATTCTAACGGGGCACAAATAGATACAAGTCAGGCCGCTATTTCCACCGGGGGTAACATTGATTCGACAGATATGGGATAA